The following nucleotide sequence is from Mesobacillus jeotgali.
ATTCACATTCTTCCCATCATGCAGATCTTTGAAAAGCTGCTTTAACGTTGCCTTTCGCCTTGCTGGATCCATTGCTTTCAGTTCACGATTATTTATCATTTCACTCATGATTATCTTTCCTCCTAGAGTGTGTATTGTTGTAACTGATAATGTTTCTCATGCTAAAAATAACACTTATCCAAACGCAAAGTAGTGATACAAATCATTCCTGGCGACTTTTTTAAAGAAATTAATGATGAAATTTTTATGTTATTATGGAACGAGTGAAAAATAGAGAGGGGAATGACGAAAAAAATGTGGGAAAACTTTTTGTCTTATGAAGTGCTAAAAAGTCTGGGGATTTCCATAGGAATCTTCTTCTTATTCCTATTGTTCAGGAAGCTTTTCACAAAGTATGTGTTCAAGCTGATGTTAAAGCTGGGCCAGAAAACACCGACTGAACTTTTCTCCAATATAACCGTCGCATTTGAGCAGCCGATCCGATGGTTGTTTATCATTATAGGAATCTATGTTGCGGCAGATTATTTTCCGTATATGGAGCAATCGAATCCGTTATTTTTAAAGATTATCAGAGCCTCGATCATCATGCTGATTGCATGGGGCCTCTATAATCTGTCTTCTGGTTCATCGCTGCTTTTCATGAAGATTAATGATCGTTTTAATATGGAAATTGACCAGATCCTGATTCCATTTTTCTCGAAGGCGATCCGGTTTGTCATCGTCGCGATCAGTATCAGTATCATCGCGCAGGTTTTTGAGTATGATGTGAACGGATTTATTGCCGGCCTCGGACTGGGCGGCCTGGCGTTTGCGCTGGCGGCGAAGGACGCAATCGGGAATCTGTTCGGCGGCATCATCATTATTACGGAGAAACCTTTTACGATTGGTGATTGGATCAAGACGCCGAGTGTCGAGGGGACAGTTGAGGATATTTCCTTCAGAAGCACGAGGGTCCGCACTTTTGCGCAAGCCGTTGTCACAGTACCGAACGCGATTTTAGCAAATGAATCCATCACAAACTGGAGCAAGATGGGGAAAAGACAAATTACCTTCAAGCTTGGCGTAACCTATGACACGCCCAGGATGAAGCTGCAAAGAACGATCCACAGAATTGAAGAGATGCTGAGATTAAACGACGACATCCATCCGGATACGATTTTTGTGAAGTTCGACACCTATAACGACAGCAGCCTGGACATCTTCCTTTATTTCTTCACGAAAACTACTGTCTGGGCGGAATACCTGGCAGTAAAAGAAGAAATCAACTTTGCGATCATGGAAATCCTCGAGGAAGAAGGAGTTTCCGTCGCGTTCCCGAGCAGGACATTGTATGTGGAGACACAGGGAGAAACTGCAAATAGGGTTGCAGAGTCAATATAGTTAAAAGAGAAGCCGGGGGAAAACCCAGGCTTCTCTTTGTGTAGAGCATTTATCTTAGAAGGGATTAATGTTCTTTTTATTGAATACTACTAGTATGCCAAAGGTGCTTAAAACAGTAGTTTGAATGAGCACTATGCAGTTTTTTCTTTTAAAAATTTTGGGTGTGTAAACAAAGAGGAGAATCAATATGGAAATAGTATATTTTGCAGGTGGATGTTTATGGGGAGTACAAGCTTTTATAAAAACTTTACCTGGAGTTCAGTTTACAGAAGCAGGAAGAGCTAATGGAACAAGTCAAACACTTGATAGTGATTATGATGGCTACGCAGAATGTGTAAAAACAGGATTTGATCCAACGGTTGTAACGATGAAGGAGTTAATGGGCTATTTTTTTGAAATTATAGATCCCTACAGTTTGAATAAACAAGGACAGGATGTTGGCAAGAAATACAGAACAGGAGTATATAGTGAAAAGCCTGAACACTTAATAGAAGCGAAGGCGTTTCTTAGCGAGAGAAATGATTATGACCTTATAGTTGTTGAAGTATTACCTCTTACAAACTATGTGAGAAGTGCAGAAGAACATCAAGATCGGTTAGCTAAATATCCAAATGATTATTGTCATATTCCAGAAGAAATATTAAGTAAATATAAATAAGGATGAATATTAAAAGACGGTGTATGGACTCAATGCATTACCATCTAATAAGCAGATGATGCTGCTTTCTTATTGTGAAAAAGATGCAGGTTAGTTCAATAAGGATACTTAACAGACGATATTAGAGGTACAAATAACACTAAATTAGAGGATTACAAATGAGGAAAAGATTAAGTAAGAAAATATGCAAAAAGCAAATCTTTCAACTTGCTGCTATTGGGCAAGTTGAAAGGGTTCGGGAGTCGTTAGATTTAGTTTTTATTGGCGGAATAATATCATTATGGTCATTCTTTGTATTAGCAATGTCACATGGGTGATGGGAGGTTAAATAATGTCACTTAAGGTGTCAACCTATATTTCTCTTATTCTAACGTTTTTATCTGCAACAGCACTTATCATTTACGGTTTTAATATAACCCAATATGTACATGATACGTTTGGGGTCACGTCCGAGGTAAGTATTCACTTTGGGGTAATTGGCGTAGCAAGTCTACTTTACCTATTTTTCTTGGGTCTAACAATCATAC
It contains:
- a CDS encoding mechanosensitive ion channel family protein; this encodes MTKKMWENFLSYEVLKSLGISIGIFFLFLLFRKLFTKYVFKLMLKLGQKTPTELFSNITVAFEQPIRWLFIIIGIYVAADYFPYMEQSNPLFLKIIRASIIMLIAWGLYNLSSGSSLLFMKINDRFNMEIDQILIPFFSKAIRFVIVAISISIIAQVFEYDVNGFIAGLGLGGLAFALAAKDAIGNLFGGIIIITEKPFTIGDWIKTPSVEGTVEDISFRSTRVRTFAQAVVTVPNAILANESITNWSKMGKRQITFKLGVTYDTPRMKLQRTIHRIEEMLRLNDDIHPDTIFVKFDTYNDSSLDIFLYFFTKTTVWAEYLAVKEEINFAIMEILEEEGVSVAFPSRTLYVETQGETANRVAESI
- a CDS encoding peptide-methionine (S)-S-oxide reductase, which encodes MEIVYFAGGCLWGVQAFIKTLPGVQFTEAGRANGTSQTLDSDYDGYAECVKTGFDPTVVTMKELMGYFFEIIDPYSLNKQGQDVGKKYRTGVYSEKPEHLIEAKAFLSERNDYDLIVVEVLPLTNYVRSAEEHQDRLAKYPNDYCHIPEEILSKYK